CAGATTTTATTTGCTCCCATTGAGCAGATAAGTCTATGTTTTGTTCTGCCTGACTTTCTGAAAATACATGAGGATGTCTGCGGATTAACTTGTCGTTAATGGCTTGAGCAATATCATCAAATTCAAAATCTCCTTGTTCTTTGCCAAGTTGCGCATAAAACACCACTTGGAACAACAAGTCACCTAGTTCATCTTTGATTTCAGACATATCCCCGTTAAAGATAGCGTCGGCCACCTCGTAGGTTTCTTCAATTGTATGGGGCACAATAGACTCAAAGGTTTGTTCTTTATCCCAAGGGCAGCCGTTTTCTGGATCTCGCAGTTGCTGCATAATTTGCAACAACTTGTCTAATTGACTTTGTTTCTGTGCCACTAAGCATCAACCTTAAATACATCAAGAACATCTTTAACTTGCTGCAAACTATTGATAATTTTAGCTAAACTGCTGGCATCTTTGACTTCTAAATTCAATTCAATTTTGGCACTGTTTTTACCTTTGTCACTCAAGCTATTTACCCCTAACAAGGTCACCTTTTCATTGGCTAAAACAGTGGTTAAATCACGCAACACACCTGCTCTATCTGTACTCAATACTTGCAGTTTAGTTTGAAAAGCCGCTTGCAAGTTTCCAGCCCAATGCACTTCGATTTCACGTTCTGGATGAGTATCTAATAAGTGATTTAATTGCTCACAGTCTTCTCTGTGTACACTTACCCCTCGCCCTTGTGTGATATAGCCTAAAATCGCCTCTCCTGGTAATGGCTGACAACAGCCAGCAATAGAATTCATTAGATTCCCCACACCTTCAACCACTATGCTGTCTTTTTTCAACTTAGCAGACTGAGGTTTTCTAGGACGAATTCTAGGATCTAAATCTAATTCAGGAGGCGGGACTGGCTGGTGCTTTTGTTGTAAAAAGTGCACCACTTGCATAATACGAATATCGCCGCCACCAATTGCCGCATATAAATCATCTAAATTCTGAAAGTTAAAGCGTTCGATTGCTGCATTGGCTTCTTTCGAATCAATATGCAACTTAATCAGTTCACGATCCAAAATATCCTTACCGGCGATGGTGTTTTTATCTTTGTCTTGCTTCTTAAAGTAAGTTTGAATTTTTGCTCGAGCGCGAGATGAATACACATAACCTAAACCTTGGTGCATCCAATCACGGCTTGGGTTAGACCGCTTACCTGTTAAAATTTCAACCTGATCGCCCGTTTGTAATTGGTAAGTAAAGGGGACTATACGGCCACTGACTTTGGCCCCAATACATCTGTGGCCAACATTACTATGAATATAATAGGCAAAATCTAAAGGGGTTGAACCTAAAGGTAAATCAACCACGTCACCATTTGGCGTAAATACGTAAACTCTGTCATCAAACACCTGACTACGTAACTCTTCAACAATATCACCGCTGTCGGCCACTTCTTCCTGCCATTGTAGAATTTTACGTAACCAGTTAATTCTTTCTTCGTAAGCTGT
The sequence above is a segment of the Paraglaciecola sp. L3A3 genome. Coding sequences within it:
- the relA gene encoding GTP diphosphokinase, producing the protein MVSIRKVHEEQRPPFAEWLAGLNLSDSSKQKLRDVSDTPEILLIGQEMVEILHELHMDDETLQAALVYPYCEFHKLNEQEIEEKFGTDIQKLIVGVRRMDAIKSLHTRANSAKKNDEAQIDNVRRMLLAMVEDVRAVVLKLAERICTLQKVKNEEEETRVLVARECATIYAPLANRLGIGQLKWELEDHSFRYLHPETYKKIAKLLDERRTDREQYIEDFVSELQGVLDSQNIQAKVYGRPKHIYSIWKKMQKKHLSFDQLYDIRAVRIIANRLQDCYAALGVVHSHWKHIPKEFDDYIATPKPNGYQSIHTVTLGKQGKTIEIQIRTKQMHDDAELGVAAHWRYKEGTTSGRTAYEERINWLRKILQWQEEVADSGDIVEELRSQVFDDRVYVFTPNGDVVDLPLGSTPLDFAYYIHSNVGHRCIGAKVSGRIVPFTYQLQTGDQVEILTGKRSNPSRDWMHQGLGYVYSSRARAKIQTYFKKQDKDKNTIAGKDILDRELIKLHIDSKEANAAIERFNFQNLDDLYAAIGGGDIRIMQVVHFLQQKHQPVPPPELDLDPRIRPRKPQSAKLKKDSIVVEGVGNLMNSIAGCCQPLPGEAILGYITQGRGVSVHREDCEQLNHLLDTHPEREIEVHWAGNLQAAFQTKLQVLSTDRAGVLRDLTTVLANEKVTLLGVNSLSDKGKNSAKIELNLEVKDASSLAKIINSLQQVKDVLDVFKVDA